The following is a genomic window from Micropterus dolomieu isolate WLL.071019.BEF.003 ecotype Adirondacks linkage group LG04, ASM2129224v1, whole genome shotgun sequence.
TGTAGTGGTTGTATTAACATCTTGAAAATTCCTCGCTATGTTAGGTTCTGGTGGCTTTGATCTGTATGGGGGAGGTTATAAGGACTCGATGTCGGGGCTCGGGGGctatggaggaggaggaggcggccaCATGAAGAGAGGTCTCTCGGGAGCGTCCCTGCTCTCATCTACAGGCACACACGCAGATGCAGTCATTGCCAAGATTAACCAGCGCCTGGACATGCTTACTCAGTTGGAGGGGGGGTTGAAAGGGTCTCGGGGTGACAGGTAATAACATTTCCCTTCTCTGCTCCATACTGTCTTCATCGGTCAGATACCACCACCAAACATCCATGCCAGTGAGAATATTACATTTCCCAGTaatgtttgtcattaaaatgtgaatgttGCCTCATGCCTGCACAACATCCAACTAGTTAAATTTTAGCTTGTTTTTCGAGATACATCTCAAAAGTATCTCTGTAAATGTTGCAATTCCCATTTTGGTGTAAGATGCTTAGGCCTTCTAATGCTATTAGTAATTTAAAAGTCAAGCAGGTCTTGCATTAGTTTGGGCAGAGTAGTAGAACAGAATTCTGTAAGATATATGCAAAAAATAACAAACGAAGACCATGTTGTTGGAAAATCGATTGTTATTGTTTAATAGTCAGGTTGCTCGAGCAAATTGGGCTGTCCTAGCCCATTTACTAACACTTTACACTCAGCCTTGGGGAAAATATGCACTCCACAAATCCTGTTTGGGATGAAAAGGGTGCGAGTTACTCACAGGCTGCATTTGAAAGCCTCAGCATCTGAGGACGCTTTGATTGCTCCCCTTTTGCTATGTTGTGGTTTGTCTGATTGTTGGGGAACAAATGTTGTGATTCCTCAAAACCTTTGACGTCATGGTATGCATGGCCCCTCGTTGGAGGTGCAATTCTAGACCACCTTTTCCATTTGTAACAGATTGACATCCTTGCATATAAAGTGAGTCCATCTTTACCTAGCACCCCCTGAGCAttgcctttgtttttatttgttgacaCACTTTTTCTCTCATCCTCCATGTGACCTAACCCTGTGTTCTGGATTTAGGTTATGGAAGAGAGATGAGTTTAGAGGTGTTAGCTTGATATTACCTTTCAAGCCAAACTGTTAATTGAAGGTTGTCTGTATGTACAAAAACACTCTTACCCAATCAAACGGCCCCATTTATGTTTCATTCCCCTTCTTGAGTATTTACCATAAACCAGTCACTTCCCAGGATGTTTCACTTCTTGCACCTTTCTCAGGACATCACTGGTTCTGATGGACCATGCTCATGTCTGTTTAAGGTTTCACAGCCTTAGGAACTGCATTCCCCCTAATCTGCAGGATAAGGTTTGACCTCCAACAGAGAATGTGGTTGGATGAGTTTCTTTAAACTAAATAAGAGGAAAAATCATTACTGTAAATTTAAAAGCCCACAAGCGGTTTGTTAACTTGTTTTGGATCATCAATTTCTGATCTAATGTGGTATCTGAAATTAAGCTGGGAGTGACAAGAAAAGAAATAGAGAAAGCGAGACCATGGAGGAGAAGGAATAGCAGGTGGAGAAATCCAAACCTGACTGCCCTCCCTGCCTCCcctgctctctgctcttctctatcaaccctctccctccctcccgcAGGTATGACCAGTACGAGTCATTCGACTCGCGCACCTCCTCTCTCACCTCCTCCCGAGATCTCTACAGATCTGGCGGCGGTAGCTATGGTTATGGCGATGGCCGTGGGGACAACATGCTGTTGGGTCAGCGAGGAGTCTCGGGCTTCGGAGGGGGAATTGGGCtagggggaggaggaggcttTGACAGCCCCTCCTCTTCCTATGGAGTCGCAAAAATGCGACAGAATATGCGGGAGTCCTTCAGCAGTGGCCAGGGAGGAGGTTCTGGAGGTGGATGGGCTGGAGCAGGCCGACGTTCCCCCAGAAGGGGTGGAAGTGCCGGGGGtcgaggagctggaggagggtTTGGAAGCCGCAGGTCTGACCCCACTCCATTAGGCGGAGGTGGGCGGGGAAGTGGTAGTGGTGGCCAGTCCCACCGCGGCCACTCTCCAGGAGGTGGTAGAGGCAAGCTCCCATCCCTCCTGTCCAACCGCATGTACCCTGAGAGTGGGGGCTTCCATCAGGGTTCCATTCAAGGGCCTCACGACTTTCCTGGGAGGCATTTTGGAGGGGGCCCACGGGCTGGCCGCCAGCGAGGCCGCAAGAGACCCCTCAACAAAGTAAGTACCTCCAGCCAAATAAGACCTCCTCAGACACTGGGCAACAGTTAAGCCCTTTCTGATCCCCTCCTTTTTGTATCCTCAACCACAACTGGCAAGTCAGCCTAAAGTGCTAGTACCTGCTATGTGCCATGGATAGCAGTTTGTCACAAATATCCCCAACACATTTGGCATATCACTTGCCCCTCTAACTCCGCCCAGCCCTTATTTAATGTGGTCAGAAATGCCGCACGGAGCTGcccttttaaaacaataaaggCAAGTGACAACTCTCCCCGGCCAATTCTTTGTCTTGTTTACCTGTGGGAGTGttgatttacttttattttttattttcttttgcccCAGTCCTGGGTACCCTCAAGATAAGGCTAATAATATTGATGAGGAAATGCCCAGAGAAGGAAGACCTATCAAGTCTGCTAATTGGCTTTGACCAGCATTAAGCCTAGAGTTCACTGATGTGTTGATGATAAGTTCTGCTTGTATTGGGTTTTGgtcagaaaatgtatttgagtGCAAACTGATTTTGTTGACTGTAGCAGGTGAAGCCACAGCGTGATGTCCAGAAGAAGAGAAAGCAGACACTTACTGCAGCTGATGAACCAGAGTCAAAGATGAACAAGACAGAGAGTGCAGGGTCAGAAGCTACCCAAGGTACTTCCTTAAATAAATTCCTGATGAATTAGCATACAGCATTTCTATGTCCACCTTGGCCTGATGTCTATGTACTTTCTTTACATAGAGCAAGCAGAGAAAAATGGTGACGACAGTGAACCGAAGACTGCAGCTACAGTGAGTAGATCAAGCTTGTTTGACAGAAACTCTTTTTAATGTACCTTTATGAGTAAACTTTTTCATCACCGGTAATTCTCTTGCACAGATTTGAGAGGGACACAATTTTATTAGAGATAGAGGTGAGTGTAGCATACATTAATGAGGATTATGGGTTTAAATTGGACTACTGCATAGGACATGAAGCTTAGGCAGAAGAATAAACCTCTCAAGTTATCGGCGCCTTTTTCTAAATCAAATAAGTAATGGGATTCTCTTCTTCACAGGAGACAAAACCTACTGCAGATGGAGATAAAGGTAAGCACACCTATAGCTGCTACTCACTGATTTTAATTCTtccttttaatgacaaaccatgcCCCGTCAGTCTACGTAACCAGCTTTTCATAAACCGCTACCCTCTAATGAACATCTTGGCGTGCCTAACTTCTGCCCTTCTACACTTAGCTTCACCcaaacaggaggagaagaaaagtcCACAGGGCAAACAGACCCCGGCTCAAGGTCAGGACAAACACCCTaaaatgaggaagaggaggggctTCCTGGAAAGGTGAGATTACCCACTATATACCCCTGGGTCAAGATTTACAACTTCACCCTCTTGTCTCTATTCTTTgttagatttctttttttgtgggaTTAGTTTATTGCCTTTGTTTCACTGTACATTAATACTTCCATTGTTTAGTTGCAGTCACTGAGATGATTGTGTAATAATTtggattattttctcatttcatccACTTTTCATCGCACTGTACATTTTTTCTGATGGGccggttttcttttttttttattatcttttttttttttttcagggtgATGTTTGCATGCTCTGTGTGCAAGTTTCGTTCATTCTACAAGGAGGAAATGGAAACTCATCTCGAGAGTCGCTTTCACAAGGACCATTTTAAGTTCCTTTCCAGTCAACTGTCCAAACCCACTACAGACTTCCTACAGGTGAATGAGATTTGCCAAACATCACACTTACAGTCTAAAATAGATGCATTAAGGGATTAATGTTTACCATCACACACAAATCAGGAAAGCATAAATTGTCAGTCATATGCTTTTGGACACAAATTTTAAGGGGTGTGCTCATTGTAAATGCACTAAAATTTTTCATAAAGGTAGTTTTAATTGTCAGGTTATTGAATTGATTTGCGGGGCATTTTAAAgattctttttactttttttttaagagaaGTTACACCTAAGCCCTACTAAAAGGACAACAATCAGTTATGCATTATAACTCATCAGATTTAAGAAACTAGAACATGCATGTAGATTTTAAGGGTGACATTTATTACTTTTGTTCATGCAGCCAGGTCACCGGTGTTGACAAATCAGTTACATGAAGTGTAAACTAACAAAGTTTGGTTTCACTTTTGTAGGAATATTTGCAGAACAAGTTTAAGAAGACAGACCAGAGGGTTGGCCAGTTGGAAAACCACAGTGCTGCCATCTGCCAGGTGTACAAAGAGCAGGACCTCACCAGGGGTAAgcgggggtgtgtgtgtgtgtgtgtgtgtgtgtgcgcgcgtgcatATCtctgagagtgagtgagtgtgtaagAGGAAGAGACTATAATTGATTGCTCATTGTAAATATTTGTCACATCTGTGTAGATCTCGGTATGGAGCACTTCATGAGGAAGGTGGAAGCTGCCCACTGCGCAGCATGCGATCTTTTCATTCCCATGCAGCCCCACCTGATACAGAAACACATCAAGTCTCCTGACCATAACTACAACCGGAAGGTATGGCAGATTGCCCGCAAATTTATAATTctatagaaaacaaaacaaacctttCTTCTACTGACTAGTTTGTAAAGTAGTTTGGCACAAACTAATGTTGTTTAAGGCTGCAATACATATAGGCCTGGATGGATAAATATGTACAGCTCAGATtgcaacattgtttaaaaatTATTGCAATGGGAGATATTCCTTTAAATCATTGAGCCCTACTCTAAACATTGGCTCATTGGACATGATGATTATAGAGTAAAGGCACCGGCAGCATTTGTAATTTAATGCATTCGATAGAAGAACTTGAACTTGTCTTGCATAACATTGCTTGAAGTGGGTTAAACAAGCCAGCACAGTTCTTGTTCAACCCACTACTTTTTGTGCAGTGGTGTTAAAATTGACTTTAAAAGCCATGATGCTACATACACCAGATGATATTGGTGGGTTTTTAGCTGGCCTGACCAAATCGTGTACTAACCGGTCCAGTACAACTGCTGTTACAAAGCTATGGCCAATGCTGGATGACATACTGCAATGTTTGTTCTTTTGGATGTTTTGCAGTGTTCCATGTATGACTTGGTACTGTTTTCTTTGTGATTTAAGGGTATGATGGAGCAGTCCAAGAGGGCCAGTCTGTCAGTTGCTCGTAGCATCCTTAACCACAAACTCATTGGCAAGAAGCTTGAAAGCTACCTCAAGGTATGGACAGTGTCGTGTACCTGAGCATGGGTGATCAACCAAACTGCCATTATGTGAATAGTTGCACAAAATTTACTTGTGCTATTTTGAGCTATTCGCTTTGTCAGtaggaataaataataaaagtttatGGTCACAGTGTAATTGTATGTTTTTAACCAATGCCATGGGAAAATGCACTAGCATTCTAAAAGGAGTGCAGTTGAAGAACAGAACCTGCATGCACAAATTCAATAATATCCATGTGTTTATTGTATGTGTATCATCTCCCCGCAAGATGAGCTTTTGGTTGAGGAACTATCCAGATACTTCCTCTGGTCTTAAATGGATATGTAGAGACTAAAATCTCACAAATTCATTGTGATTATGGATGTAAAGGCTCAAGGATAAACATATGTACTTAAAAACGTTCTTTTATTCAGGGTGAAAACCCATTCACTGGTAACCAAGATGACCAGGATCCAGAGGACTCGATGGTGATGGACGTGTCTGAGTTGGAGTTAACCAGTGAGACAGCAGACAGCCAGGCAGAGGCGGCAGCAGTCAAGGATGAGCCGCCGGCTGAGGGAGAGACGGGTCAAGAGGCGGTCGAGGGTGAAGTAGTaccggcggcggcggcggcggcggcggcggcagcagaggaggaggaggaaaaaatggAGGAGGAGCtaggagtggagggagaggaagagcaggggaaccaggaagaggaggaaggattTGAAGttggggaggaagaggatgaggagggatATGTGGTGCACGATGAGATTGGCGAAGAGGGATTACAGGATGAgctggaagaggaggaaggagtaGACGCAGCAGAGGTCGAAGAGGAAGACAAAAACGATGAATGACTTTTGCAACCCTGTGTGCGACTTCTCGACCATGACATCTCTCCGGACCAGTAAATGACTCATACAGTCCCATTCAACCCAGTTTCATTGCCAGGCATATTAAGAAATATACATACCTGCTTCCACCATTTTTCATTGTGTAATGACTCTGAGCTTAtgtaatttagatttttgttaCAGGAATTGTTCCACATTTTGGCAAATACTCTTATTCACTTTTTTGCTgagaattaaaaatgaataaataaatagttacacTATGTAACTGTTTTATGTATTCCTACCAACTGTCTTCTGGCGTGTTGGTAGACTTATTTTTGGActgtggacagagccaggcttgttgtgtgtttttattttatttttttctttctagtcttaatgttaaattaatcCCCCCCTGCTCAAGGTCCATACTTAACGCAGACaaaaaagtgtatttcccaaaatgtcaaacgaTTTCTCTTAATACTTGTGCCtttgttaatttttgtttttaatttagatttatttgttGAAATCTTGAGTATTGTAAAGTTGAAAGTTATtgtgtactttttttgtttatcagAGTTTGCATAGCATTCTGTCCATTGCCAGCACTGAGGATGGTGAACTTCTTAGTAAAACCTAATATTCTACAGCTGGGGTGACTGTCTGTAGAATAAGATGGAATATTCAGAATGGATATCAGTCATGTAACCTGTTTCACTCTAAGAAATAAACCTGTTGAATAAAtcactgtttcactgttttataTTGAAGGTTTTACAATTTAACTATTTTtagtttaatgtaaaataaataaataaatttcaaaCTGTTGCTGTACTGTCCACCAATCTGACACCATCAGTTTAAAGCTTGGTTTcatgaaaaatgtaaacactacCTTAGTAttcaacaaaatgtttaatttgaagGGCACATCTTTGACTACATTTTAGCGTGCTATTGGCGGTGATGGCATGCATTTACATCAAAGGTCAGGGTACAAGGGCTGGTGATCCTCTCAGGCCGAACAAAGGCCTATCAAAAACATCTTTGGAGATTGAGATGTAATCAGGGTTCAAAACCACCAAACGGTAGAACTCTATTTGTTGTCTGTTTATTTGTCTTATGCTGCGACTGGAATGAGTCAGACTGTAAATAACATGCACGTGCTTTCACAGAAATATGAGCCCAATCGGTCAGATAGTGGAGCTTTATTTAGGGCCCAAAAATGCTATTTTTGAAAGGCCCGCCATTCAGATGGTAAGTCAGATTGACTTGAAATGTCCATCCTGCGGACTTAATTTAGTCAAATTGAGCTGCTTCCTTACATTGAGCGAAGAAGGGATTGAACCCGGAAAGGATATATTTTAACATCTAATTTTAGAAATGGCAACACCCCACCCACCTACTGTTTTCTCAGTTATATTACATGGCAACCTTATATTAGAATATACGTTTtatacacaaatgtaaaatatgtttgtgtttttcatgaAGATTGTGAGAAGTACAAAAGGCTACACTAATAAGAAAGCTGTGAAGACTGTAAATGAGTGTTTCGCTTTTATTGCCGTTTATTaagagcaaaagagagaaagcaATGAGACTACAGCTAAATGGAGTCGTTCACACCTTACTACACGTTTGTGGCGAATTAAAGCTTCAGATTATCGGTTATTTACTTCACTCATCTTTATTTAAGCAAATGGATCAAAGACACAATTTGTGCGATAAACACCAACCTGTTCGTTGAAATCATTACCTAGTATTGCGTGATCCTACCCGGGGAGGAGGTGAAGCTGTGGGGGTGACATTTCGTCTGACAAACCTTCGGCCTGCCCCCGTGCGTCTGACGTCACCGACGTCAAACGGGACTGTTTGTTCTGGATTTGGGGCGAGGAAGGTCTGCGAGCGCTGACAACCGACTGAAGAAGGTAAAAATAGCATTTTATAGCTTTGTGTAGATGACATTAGTATATCAGACGAAAGCATACAACCCCAGGGATCCGGTGAAAGGTTTACAACGGGTATCGGGGGCGTATTTCGCGCGCTGTCAGTGGTCGCTTCAGTAAGCGGAGCATGAGCTGTCTTCGCAGGCCTTGCACCGGTTCAGGCACACGAGATAGATTAATTATTGTCTTTTAAGTTACTGTGATTTGGTGTTATTGTGTATATTCTGTGTTGTATCTTTCGTCTCTCAAAACTTGTGTTAAGTTCGTTTTCGTGGCTTTGGACACTCTGTGCTGTCAGTGTGCACGTTAGCTGCAGGTCGGTATCATGCTAAACAGTTAGCTGCTAGGCTGTTTGTTTGTAGCCCCGTAGGCCGTATTCGTGACATAAGTTACGTCCTTTTTGCAGCGTAGTTTACGCGCGATGGCGCAGGAGCTCATGTGAAGTGCGACGTACGTCATTTCGAGAATATCAATCCGTCCAAGTTGTATTCTGAAAGGCCGTTTACGTGCGGAGCTGTCACTTGCTCTCAGTGGACAAGGCGATGTACTGACATACATGGGAGGTTAGCGAGGCAAATATGTTGACACAAAGTTGTGTCTTGTGTTCATTGTTGCTGATGAGTAACGTTAATCGTGACACTCCGCTTCGTTAGCTTCTCTGATTTCCTCGGATAACGTAAACTTGTATAAAGAACCTAGCTACGTGATACGAAATAGTAGCAAAATGGCTGATACATTTTGTAGAATTATTAATTTAGGTGTCAAATTACGTTTATTCGCTTCACTGTCTTGGCGTTTGGTCTCTTATTGAGATTAGCTGCGACATGTGCAACCAATGTTAACTGGATGTGAACGCACTTCCATAATGTCAAGCTTGGATAGACACGGTTTTTGAGTAGATCCTCAGGATACGGTTATATATAACTATTTTTTAAACCTCAACCACAGTCTGTTGGTCTGTTAGAATTCACATTGGTGTGGCAGTGTTTGTTTCGGTTTCTTTTAGGAAAGAGAGAGACCCCTGGAATGATGCCATTGAAAAGCTTTTTAACACCTTGTATTATGGATCCGTAGCAGGCATTTGTCTTGTGTAAGCattgtatatatgtatttaatatTCACAAGCTCTGATGAGAAAATCAGTCTTATAATGATTTGGGTCTTTGGTGGAAGAAATTCAGCGGTCATCAAGACGCATTAAGCTCACAAAAGACAATCTGTTGACTTCGTTTGAGCATAGACAGCTTGTCACAGACAGTTTCCAAAAAAAGGACCTTTGAGTCACATACACTATCAAAGGCATCTAGAAACTGTCAAGGTTCAAGGTCAGAGTTCaatatattaatccataaaatcATGGAAATTGCAGTACATCCTTGTCAGCTTGCTTATCTGACAGTCTGTAACACACCTCCTCACAACATAAACTATAGCTATATACAACTATGTAAGAACCAATAAAATGGCAGCAAAGAATTTACATGTACATGATGAAAGGAGCCAGTTAAAATGTAAGAGCCACTGGGATAGTGAGAATTATGTTGTTCTTACAAACCACTCATTGTACTGTCTAATTCTCTGGGAAGTACAGAAGCGAGCATACGATACATTCTGTCTGTATATTGTCCTTAACTTGGAGAAACAAAGTGGAAGACATTAATTGTCAGCAGAATCAAGACAAAGTCATAGTGGTCAGAGCAGATGGATGATAGTGCTACAGCGGTGTAGAAATGTCGAAGGTGAAAGGTAATGACAGCTCAGAAACCTCATATTAAGGCATCAGAACTGGGTCAAGAGGCTGTCTTGGGCTATGAattgtgtactgtgtgtattatGTAATGTGCAAGTCTCATCTAGACAGTACCGGTTAGagtagtgtttctcaacgggggcgGTACCGCCCCCCAGGGGGCGTTCCGAGGATgatggggggcgctggaagcaatattttggaagggggggggcgctgagctgctGTTGGGGGGgcgtttgttggttggaaattctaaggcaagtttacacttaagattcacaacaatacgagtttaaactttaaactacttgcaaaaaactgtggtctgcaacattataacctgccagtttagtccactgcgactggacgaaactgtatttttttctcggtcagctacttgtggtgcagcttcGTGCTGTCTTCACGGGAACGGGGAATGacgtttactgtgtaaactctggaaaatttACGTTCTCTTTCTTGgtgaaaaagtgtttatttctctgaggaatataCTGTGAACGTTTTGTTAttgcagtggttacacatttataaGAGGGATATCCGCTGTCGGACTCACCCTAAAAGCAACTTCGCTGCGACACTAGCGAGTGACATGGACccacctcgcgctgtgagttgcagacagtttgtgccaaagcggacatatactgtagtttcaataggctataaaaatgtaacgttaaaaactgaagccctgtcttgctctgttggggattgtaagcagaactttatcagaggtgctgaagtgtgtggaattattcgtcagctttctgtctgatcacaggtgttgtcGGTTAGTTTCGTTTTTTCGACAGGTGTGGCACGACACCGGCATGAGCACCTCCTCGTCtcattcagttttgtctgttagaCGGCGAGGGGATACTTCCAGCGAATCAGTAACGTAATGCAGTAtagggcatgtagtaaaatattatgaattctctctAAATAGGATAATGACGTTAGTCACCCATTACGACTTTTTTTCTTGACATGTCTCAacatat
Proteins encoded in this region:
- the akap8l gene encoding A-kinase anchor protein 8-like isoform X2; this encodes MDNRGYGSGYSSWGGGGSGSRGSGGFDLYGGGYKDSMSGLGGYGGGGGGHMKRGLSGASLLSSTGTHADAVIAKINQRLDMLTQLEGGLKGSRGDRYDQYESFDSRTSSLTSSRDLYRSGGGSYGYGDGRGDNMLLGQRGVSGFGGGIGLGGGGGFDSPSSSYGVAKMRQNMRESFSSGQGGGSGGGWAGAGRRSPRRGGSAGGRGAGGGFGSRRSDPTPLGGGGRGSGSGGQSHRGHSPGGGRGKLPSLLSNRMYPESGGFHQGSIQGPHDFPGRHFGGGPRAGRQRGRKRPLNKVKPQRDVQKKRKQTLTAADEPESKMNKTESAGSEATQEQAEKNGDDSEPKTAATETKPTADGDKASPKQEEKKSPQGKQTPAQGQDKHPKMRKRRGFLERVMFACSVCKFRSFYKEEMETHLESRFHKDHFKFLSSQLSKPTTDFLQEYLQNKFKKTDQRVGQLENHSAAICQVYKEQDLTRDLGMEHFMRKVEAAHCAACDLFIPMQPHLIQKHIKSPDHNYNRKGMMEQSKRASLSVARSILNHKLIGKKLESYLKGENPFTGNQDDQDPEDSMVMDVSELELTSETADSQAEAAAVKDEPPAEGETGQEAVEGEVVPAAAAAAAAAAEEEEEKMEEELGVEGEEEQGNQEEEEGFEVGEEEDEEGYVVHDEIGEEGLQDELEEEEGVDAAEVEEEDKNDE
- the akap8l gene encoding A-kinase anchor protein 8-like isoform X1; this translates as MDNRGYGSGYSSWGGGGSGSRGSGGFDLYGGGYKDSMSGLGGYGGGGGGHMKRGLSGASLLSSTGTHADAVIAKINQRLDMLTQLEGGLKGSRGDRYDQYESFDSRTSSLTSSRDLYRSGGGSYGYGDGRGDNMLLGQRGVSGFGGGIGLGGGGGFDSPSSSYGVAKMRQNMRESFSSGQGGGSGGGWAGAGRRSPRRGGSAGGRGAGGGFGSRRSDPTPLGGGGRGSGSGGQSHRGHSPGGGRGKLPSLLSNRMYPESGGFHQGSIQGPHDFPGRHFGGGPRAGRQRGRKRPLNKQVKPQRDVQKKRKQTLTAADEPESKMNKTESAGSEATQEQAEKNGDDSEPKTAATETKPTADGDKASPKQEEKKSPQGKQTPAQGQDKHPKMRKRRGFLERVMFACSVCKFRSFYKEEMETHLESRFHKDHFKFLSSQLSKPTTDFLQEYLQNKFKKTDQRVGQLENHSAAICQVYKEQDLTRDLGMEHFMRKVEAAHCAACDLFIPMQPHLIQKHIKSPDHNYNRKGMMEQSKRASLSVARSILNHKLIGKKLESYLKGENPFTGNQDDQDPEDSMVMDVSELELTSETADSQAEAAAVKDEPPAEGETGQEAVEGEVVPAAAAAAAAAAEEEEEKMEEELGVEGEEEQGNQEEEEGFEVGEEEDEEGYVVHDEIGEEGLQDELEEEEGVDAAEVEEEDKNDE